A window from Fibrobacter sp. UWB11 encodes these proteins:
- a CDS encoding carbohydrate-binding protein has protein sequence MGYNRNIKAILASSLLAAGLSVPSFAAPRQMENLTRGLVASNVGKGMLVSWRLLGTDDPTTEFVLYRDGKKLASIGKSAGTSYLDAAGTATSKYTVAAVVDGKEQSQVGLSLVLDKTVSNSGKSFPYKAIKLEVPASQKMPNGETCTYTPNDMSAADLDGDGEYELILKWDPSNAHDNSQTGYTGTVFIDAYKLDGKRLWRIDLGKNIRAGAHYTQFQVFDYDGDGKAEMIVKTADGTIDGTGKVIGDKSADYRDGNGIILKGPEYLTVFRGTDGAAITTIEYTPSRNILSHSSPQAKGKWGDNYGNRCERYLAATGYLDGVHPSAIFARGYYSSAYVAAYDFDGKDLKLRWLHKSEDPGMGLYEQGNHSLQAADLDGDGYDEVFFGAAALNHDGTLRYRTGLGHGDAHHIADMDPDRPGLESWDVHEHKDAKYTDELRANDGTIIWGTPQPNPGVDNGRGMAADVDSTHRGYEMWSAKGGGMFTVKHEKIGSPAVSQNFRIYFDGDLQDELLDGAYVTKFNSKDIKAEVYFDGPAALGVTGCNGTKNTPSLVADLFGDWREELVVRSEKDPTTMYIVSTPVTSPYRLYTLMHDATYRTAVASENTAYNQPPHPGYFLPDMAKSLKQPDIYVVGENVVVPVDTTPVVNDGLSMLDASTPKDGVGWTEKTNEGFLKNGYFNFDNTLSSYGVWEIFSKTEAKTTLTIRYANGGNADRSMAVSVNGKSAGTVSFPATGWTTYKEASVDVKLKAGVNTLKLTSMTSDGGPNVDMFTFGIDGVELYDGTQVLDKPVSIAPQMFMPNVYNPVTGILKTREAGLAEIYAYDMTGKLVSGISRNVTAGTSKVMFDREMLPRGAYMMVVKLNGHVISKSKHNALK, from the coding sequence ATGGGATATAACCGTAATATCAAAGCTATTTTGGCAAGTTCGTTGTTGGCTGCGGGCTTGTCTGTTCCGTCTTTTGCCGCACCGCGTCAAATGGAAAACTTGACGCGCGGCCTAGTCGCATCAAATGTGGGCAAGGGTATGCTTGTCAGCTGGCGCTTGCTTGGCACCGATGACCCAACGACGGAATTCGTTCTCTATCGCGATGGCAAGAAACTTGCCTCGATTGGCAAGTCTGCCGGCACGAGCTACCTTGATGCTGCTGGCACCGCTACCTCCAAGTACACGGTGGCTGCCGTTGTCGATGGCAAGGAGCAATCTCAGGTTGGTTTGTCGCTCGTTTTAGATAAAACGGTTTCGAACAGCGGTAAATCTTTCCCGTATAAGGCGATTAAACTAGAAGTTCCTGCAAGTCAGAAAATGCCGAATGGCGAAACTTGCACGTACACTCCGAACGACATGAGTGCAGCCGACCTTGATGGTGACGGCGAATATGAATTGATTTTGAAGTGGGATCCGAGCAATGCTCACGATAACTCGCAAACGGGTTACACGGGCACGGTGTTTATCGATGCTTACAAGCTCGACGGCAAGCGCTTGTGGCGTATCGACCTCGGCAAGAATATTCGTGCCGGTGCACACTACACGCAGTTCCAGGTATTTGACTACGATGGCGACGGCAAGGCCGAAATGATTGTGAAGACTGCCGATGGAACAATCGACGGAACTGGCAAGGTGATTGGTGACAAGTCTGCGGATTATCGCGATGGTAACGGAATTATCCTCAAGGGGCCTGAATATCTGACGGTGTTCCGTGGCACTGATGGTGCTGCTATTACGACAATCGAATATACACCCAGCCGAAACATCTTGAGCCATTCTTCTCCGCAGGCTAAAGGCAAGTGGGGGGACAACTACGGCAACCGCTGCGAACGCTACTTGGCGGCGACGGGTTATCTGGATGGCGTACATCCGAGTGCCATTTTTGCCCGTGGTTACTATAGCTCTGCGTATGTAGCTGCTTACGATTTTGATGGAAAAGACTTGAAACTCCGCTGGTTGCATAAGTCCGAAGATCCTGGCATGGGTCTTTATGAACAGGGTAACCACAGTCTTCAGGCGGCTGACCTCGATGGCGATGGTTATGATGAAGTGTTTTTCGGTGCCGCAGCCTTGAATCACGATGGCACCCTGCGTTACCGCACTGGCCTTGGTCATGGCGATGCCCACCATATTGCCGATATGGATCCGGACCGTCCGGGGCTTGAATCCTGGGACGTACACGAACACAAGGATGCCAAATATACCGATGAACTTCGTGCAAACGATGGCACGATTATCTGGGGAACGCCTCAGCCGAACCCTGGCGTAGACAACGGCCGTGGCATGGCTGCTGACGTAGATTCGACCCATCGCGGTTACGAAATGTGGTCTGCGAAGGGCGGTGGAATGTTTACCGTAAAGCACGAAAAAATCGGTTCTCCGGCTGTTTCGCAGAATTTCCGCATTTATTTTGACGGTGACCTGCAGGATGAACTCTTGGATGGCGCCTACGTGACCAAGTTCAATTCTAAGGATATCAAGGCAGAAGTTTACTTTGATGGCCCTGCCGCGCTTGGCGTGACGGGTTGCAATGGCACCAAGAATACGCCGAGCCTCGTGGCAGATCTCTTCGGCGACTGGCGCGAAGAACTGGTGGTGCGTAGCGAAAAGGACCCGACCACGATGTACATTGTCTCTACTCCGGTGACATCTCCGTATCGCCTTTATACGCTGATGCACGATGCCACCTACCGCACGGCAGTCGCTTCCGAAAATACAGCTTACAACCAGCCACCGCATCCGGGATACTTCTTGCCCGATATGGCGAAATCTCTCAAGCAGCCGGATATTTACGTGGTCGGTGAAAATGTCGTAGTGCCGGTCGATACGACTCCGGTTGTGAACGACGGTTTGTCTATGCTCGATGCTTCTACGCCGAAGGATGGTGTGGGGTGGACCGAAAAAACAAACGAAGGGTTCCTCAAGAACGGTTACTTCAATTTTGATAACACACTTTCTAGCTATGGTGTTTGGGAAATCTTCTCGAAGACCGAGGCTAAGACGACTTTGACAATCCGTTACGCCAATGGTGGAAATGCTGATCGTAGCATGGCTGTTAGCGTGAATGGCAAGTCGGCAGGTACGGTTAGTTTCCCGGCTACAGGATGGACAACGTATAAAGAGGCCTCTGTAGATGTGAAGCTGAAGGCTGGCGTCAATACGCTCAAGCTTACGTCGATGACAAGCGATGGTGGCCCGAATGTTGATATGTTCACGTTTGGTATCGATGGTGTAGAACTTTATGACGGAACGCAGGTTCTCGATAAGCCTGTGTCGATTGCTCCGCAGATGTTTATGCCGAATGTCTACAATCCGGTGACGGGAATTCTCAAGACTCGTGAAGCCGGGCTTGCAGAAATTTACGCTTACGATATGACGGGTAAGCTTGTTAGCGGAATTTCCCGCAACGTAACTGCCGGAACGTCTAAGGTCATGTTTGATCGTGAAATGCTCCCGCGTGGTGCCTACATGATGGTCGTGAAGCTGAATGGCCATGTAATCTCGAAATCCAAGCACAACGCTTTGAAGTAA
- a CDS encoding YihY/virulence factor BrkB family protein codes for MPHWWENFSWEWLFDNIAARSPTFVKVMIVTGKSFLYYHGMTRAASLTYTTLVAVVPLLIMLTSISLAVGFGNFISDYLPIVIEMLNLDWPTEQIMDLVENAEHIPIRKLGFIGAGGLFVTFILAFGSLETNFNVVWENKTSRTLVRQIKVYTPFLLIGAIVVGMFAGFVNHVQNVLSVIIVDGFHFSPEVIKAIITAFWYSAFHIAVLLVIFIMLYLLPARPAGHKPYTRKKLFLASMLSTLISWLAINIYVKILMLIQTAMVTRMSIFYGSLAFIPLFLFLLFGVWSIILCGNSLVWTICHWPAVSTKSWRWEGQSEDL; via the coding sequence ATGCCGCATTGGTGGGAAAATTTTTCGTGGGAATGGTTGTTCGATAACATCGCAGCCCGGTCCCCCACATTTGTGAAAGTCATGATTGTCACGGGTAAGTCGTTCCTGTATTATCACGGAATGACTCGTGCGGCGTCTTTGACCTATACGACGCTAGTGGCAGTCGTCCCCCTGCTTATCATGCTCACATCTATTTCGCTTGCAGTTGGGTTCGGTAATTTCATTTCGGACTACCTCCCCATCGTCATCGAAATGCTCAATTTGGACTGGCCGACCGAGCAAATTATGGATCTTGTGGAAAATGCCGAGCATATTCCCATCAGAAAGCTCGGGTTTATCGGTGCCGGTGGTCTTTTTGTCACGTTCATCCTCGCATTTGGGAGCCTCGAAACGAACTTCAACGTAGTCTGGGAGAACAAGACTTCAAGAACATTGGTGCGCCAAATTAAGGTTTACACGCCGTTTTTGCTCATCGGAGCGATTGTCGTCGGGATGTTCGCCGGGTTCGTGAACCACGTGCAAAACGTACTCTCAGTTATTATTGTCGACGGTTTCCATTTTTCGCCAGAAGTCATCAAGGCAATCATTACGGCATTCTGGTATTCCGCGTTCCACATTGCGGTCCTCCTCGTCATTTTCATTATGCTTTACTTGCTGCCCGCACGCCCCGCAGGACACAAGCCCTACACCCGCAAAAAACTGTTCCTGGCATCGATGCTTTCGACCTTGATTTCTTGGCTGGCCATCAATATTTACGTGAAAATTTTGATGCTCATCCAAACCGCGATGGTCACGCGCATGTCCATTTTCTATGGATCGTTAGCTTTTATTCCACTATTCCTCTTCTTGCTCTTTGGCGTTTGGTCTATCATTTTGTGCGGCAACAGTCTCGTGTGGACAATTTGCCACTGGCCAGCAGTCAGCACAAAGAGCTGGAGATGGGAAGGTCAATCGGAGGATTTATAA
- a CDS encoding ATP-binding cassette domain-containing protein, protein MLDYISIRGCRLHNLKNVNAQFPLGKITVVCGPSGCGKSTLVMDTLHGESKRRYLETLSPFAADMLGGKRSIPLDSAEGLPASLAIAATRGEAPAKATALSIAECDNALRTLFAAFAKPACPICGAPMVSQSREEIIREIAGMPVGTKLQFLAKIELQTGMATPEQVRGDINAGGNDNKKAQGKSRTTLDKLSAVFLAQGFTRALADGTMYSLADLLPGEKVLTPKEFYIIVDRIIVRENTRTRIAEAVDGTLKLTHSAITLDIAGERKFYSTKPRCPNANDEQHQSQISSETVANLDACAFSPYNRTSVCEYCEGTGNIQEVFATKEKGNSRKNRAENDVESNEDENAECPHCHRLRLKKTYLNATVDDVSYKQILTTEFANLPELLHKIFDNKIGQNLKATFNSLLDRIEAINDLGIGYLTPGRAGQTLSGGELQRLKLASLSTGHLNGLLIALDEPASGLHASDVTALWNVLEKIRKRGNTLVLIEHNPQIIKRADYIIEMGPGAGEKGGEILFQGTRDEVLENPGSPTGKWLKDLGIRNSEFGNNLKRHCEEQSRACHEQSVVAAIHKTKEDTAILVENFAKFDMAPVNAAFPINKFSVITGQSGSGKSTLLFENIAKRAKAEEFKSLGIDALSILTTGDFHGSKRSTVMSAIGLTTLLRDLFAKLPESKVRGYTASKFTTHAPGGRCENCKGEGVIYDPLGYEESECPVCLGKRFRDEVLEVRFKSLSIADILDMEIGSAYKLFTNMKPFAEKLKPLVDTGLDYLKLGQTTAHLSGGERARLRLSITLARAKAPNTLFLFDEPARGLHQKDIQQLLGLIHGLCNAGHTVIAIEHAQDFVDAADYVVELKRG, encoded by the coding sequence ATGCTTGATTACATTTCAATTCGCGGTTGCAGACTCCATAATTTAAAAAATGTCAACGCCCAGTTTCCGCTGGGAAAAATTACAGTAGTGTGCGGACCATCGGGTTGCGGAAAATCGACGCTCGTGATGGACACGCTCCATGGAGAAAGCAAGCGGCGTTACCTTGAAACGCTCTCGCCTTTTGCAGCCGATATGCTCGGAGGCAAGCGAAGCATTCCGCTCGACAGCGCCGAAGGGCTACCTGCCAGCTTAGCGATTGCCGCCACGCGTGGCGAAGCTCCTGCGAAAGCAACTGCACTTTCAATTGCCGAATGCGATAACGCCTTGCGTACATTGTTCGCCGCATTCGCAAAGCCTGCCTGCCCGATTTGCGGTGCTCCAATGGTAAGCCAGAGCCGCGAAGAGATTATCCGCGAAATTGCGGGGATGCCAGTCGGGACGAAGCTACAGTTCTTGGCAAAAATCGAGTTGCAAACGGGAATGGCGACCCCGGAACAAGTCCGGGGTGACATTAATGCCGGCGGGAATGACAATAAGAAAGCGCAGGGCAAGAGTCGCACGACGTTGGACAAGCTGTCGGCGGTGTTTTTGGCACAAGGTTTTACGCGAGCGTTGGCCGATGGCACGATGTATTCGCTAGCAGACTTGCTTCCCGGCGAAAAAGTCCTGACGCCCAAAGAATTCTACATCATCGTCGATAGAATTATTGTCCGCGAAAACACGCGCACGCGAATCGCCGAAGCTGTTGACGGGACGTTAAAGCTTACGCATTCTGCAATTACGCTTGACATTGCTGGCGAACGCAAATTTTACAGCACAAAACCGCGCTGCCCGAACGCAAATGACGAGCAGCACCAATCGCAAATATCCAGCGAAACCGTTGCCAACTTAGATGCATGCGCATTCTCGCCTTACAACCGTACAAGTGTTTGCGAATACTGCGAAGGCACGGGAAACATTCAAGAAGTTTTCGCAACCAAAGAAAAAGGAAATAGCCGCAAAAACCGCGCCGAAAACGATGTTGAAAGCAATGAGGACGAAAACGCAGAATGTCCGCACTGCCACAGACTCCGCCTCAAGAAAACATACTTGAACGCCACCGTAGATGACGTCAGTTACAAGCAAATTCTCACGACGGAATTTGCAAATTTGCCGGAGCTTTTGCACAAAATTTTCGACAACAAAATAGGGCAAAATTTAAAGGCGACATTCAATTCACTACTCGACCGCATAGAAGCCATCAACGATTTGGGCATTGGCTACCTCACGCCAGGGCGCGCGGGGCAAACACTTTCGGGCGGAGAATTGCAAAGACTCAAGCTCGCAAGTCTCAGCACAGGGCACTTGAACGGTCTTTTGATTGCGCTTGACGAACCCGCCAGCGGCCTGCATGCAAGCGATGTCACCGCACTTTGGAATGTCCTCGAGAAAATTCGCAAGCGCGGCAATACGCTCGTACTCATTGAGCACAATCCGCAAATCATCAAGCGAGCCGATTACATCATTGAAATGGGTCCTGGCGCAGGTGAAAAAGGAGGCGAAATTTTATTCCAAGGCACTCGCGACGAAGTGCTTGAAAATCCGGGATCACCCACAGGGAAATGGTTAAAAGATTTAGGAATTCGGAATTCGGAATTCGGAAATAATTTAAAACGTCATTGCGAGGAGCAAAGCAGAGCCTGCCACGAGCAAAGCGTGGTGGCGGCAATCCATAAAACCAAAGAAGACACAGCAATTCTCGTCGAGAACTTCGCGAAGTTCGACATGGCACCCGTTAACGCCGCCTTCCCCATCAACAAATTCAGCGTGATTACGGGCCAAAGCGGCAGCGGAAAATCGACACTTCTTTTTGAAAACATCGCCAAACGCGCCAAAGCCGAAGAATTCAAGAGCCTCGGCATCGACGCACTTTCCATTCTCACTACGGGAGATTTTCACGGGAGCAAGCGCAGCACCGTTATGAGTGCCATTGGCCTTACAACACTGCTCCGCGACTTGTTCGCCAAACTCCCCGAAAGCAAAGTACGGGGCTACACGGCATCCAAATTCACAACGCACGCCCCCGGCGGCCGCTGCGAAAACTGCAAAGGCGAAGGTGTCATTTACGATCCACTCGGCTACGAAGAATCCGAATGCCCCGTCTGCCTCGGCAAGCGCTTCCGCGACGAAGTCTTGGAAGTCCGCTTCAAGTCGCTTTCCATCGCCGACATCTTGGACATGGAAATCGGTAGTGCATACAAGCTATTTACCAACATGAAGCCGTTCGCCGAAAAGCTCAAACCGCTTGTCGATACAGGCCTCGACTACCTCAAACTCGGACAAACGACAGCGCACCTCTCCGGTGGCGAACGCGCAAGACTCCGCCTTTCCATTACGCTTGCACGAGCGAAAGCCCCGAATACATTGTTCCTCTTTGACGAACCCGCCCGCGGTCTACATCAAAAAGACATCCAACAATTGCTCGGACTCATCCATGGACTTTGCAACGCAGGACACACGGTCATTGCCATTGAGCACGCCCAAGACTTCGTCGACGCTGCGGATTACGTGGTTGAATTGAAGAGAGGCTAG
- a CDS encoding GDSL-type esterase/lipase family protein, with the protein MGMFSKVWQGVVTASMLAAPIAMAKVTIYMCGDSTMQDWAEGYYPKQGQGQDFHYWFDVNKAVVVNRGQGGMSLGGGGKDKKGNTAVGYYDMFFRKGCSAGNCIADKLQAGDYVVVQFGINDVNYSTEEFFASNMKKLVSDVRAKGAYPIIMSPIRRKYYDSPTQIHNSYRGYPALNQKLSEELNVPFIDMSEMVANYMISVGERYAEQYVFNYASKSEYSNLGGDQTDAVHLQMNGANAFGRIITEQMRAHKDPIVKKLGDYMAPMYQVDVKVSPEGAAEATSISAYYPKGMTVMLKTIPKSGKKFLGWYDGKGNKVGAPSRSNVKSPYIHTFVMGDASTQYTAVYEGGTAQKYEGDGKALTAFPTTTPKSLDDVTFEPFTPIDGPKDITLKVDKNIKKFFDAAKPDDAGIGWTQDEWSGFTGDGYYNLDNTNASFAAFNMKFPGAGYVTLAVRYANGGSSDRMFNAYLDHDYYLSAPPTGGWDKWDTAYVVLDVPQGEAELKFMSITSDGAPNLDAFGFSLDGVCRVGVDCQTTKLQTVKTEAGLKLRGDLLSLTDRAEVSVFDMSGRMVVRKVASAGVMDLSSIVRANGLYRVMVRQGKTNYATTWAKVK; encoded by the coding sequence ATGGGAATGTTTAGCAAAGTTTGGCAAGGAGTTGTTACGGCTTCTATGTTGGCCGCACCGATTGCGATGGCTAAGGTCACTATTTATATGTGTGGTGACTCCACCATGCAAGATTGGGCCGAAGGTTATTACCCCAAGCAGGGACAGGGCCAGGATTTTCATTACTGGTTCGATGTGAACAAGGCTGTGGTGGTGAATCGTGGCCAGGGAGGCATGTCGCTTGGTGGCGGTGGTAAAGACAAAAAGGGCAATACCGCAGTCGGCTACTACGATATGTTCTTTAGGAAAGGCTGCAGTGCGGGCAACTGCATTGCGGATAAACTCCAGGCAGGCGACTATGTGGTTGTCCAGTTCGGCATCAACGACGTGAACTACAGTACAGAGGAATTCTTTGCCTCCAATATGAAAAAGCTTGTGAGCGATGTCCGTGCGAAAGGCGCTTATCCGATTATTATGAGTCCGATTCGTCGTAAGTATTACGATTCTCCGACGCAGATTCATAACAGCTATCGTGGCTATCCGGCGCTGAACCAAAAGCTTTCCGAAGAGCTCAACGTGCCGTTTATCGACATGAGCGAAATGGTCGCGAACTACATGATTTCTGTGGGTGAACGCTATGCTGAACAGTATGTCTTCAATTATGCGAGCAAGTCTGAATACAGCAATCTTGGCGGCGACCAAACGGACGCTGTGCATCTGCAGATGAACGGTGCAAACGCTTTTGGCCGTATCATCACCGAACAGATGCGCGCCCACAAGGACCCGATTGTGAAAAAGCTTGGCGACTACATGGCCCCCATGTATCAGGTTGACGTCAAGGTGAGCCCGGAAGGCGCTGCCGAAGCGACATCCATTAGCGCTTACTACCCGAAGGGCATGACCGTGATGCTTAAGACCATCCCGAAGTCCGGCAAGAAGTTCCTCGGTTGGTATGATGGTAAAGGCAACAAGGTTGGAGCTCCGAGCCGTTCCAATGTGAAGTCTCCGTATATCCATACGTTTGTCATGGGTGATGCCTCGACGCAGTACACTGCAGTTTACGAAGGCGGTACCGCTCAGAAGTACGAAGGCGATGGCAAGGCTTTGACCGCTTTCCCGACCACGACTCCGAAGAGTCTTGATGACGTGACGTTCGAACCGTTTACGCCGATTGATGGCCCGAAAGATATAACTCTCAAGGTGGATAAGAACATCAAGAAGTTCTTTGATGCCGCTAAACCGGATGATGCCGGAATCGGTTGGACTCAAGACGAATGGTCCGGATTTACGGGCGATGGTTACTACAACTTGGATAACACGAACGCTTCGTTTGCCGCTTTCAATATGAAGTTCCCTGGCGCAGGTTACGTGACGCTTGCGGTTCGCTACGCCAATGGCGGCTCCTCAGACCGCATGTTCAACGCTTATCTTGACCATGACTACTATCTGAGTGCTCCTCCAACAGGTGGCTGGGACAAGTGGGATACTGCTTATGTTGTTTTGGACGTGCCGCAGGGCGAAGCAGAACTCAAGTTCATGTCGATTACGTCTGATGGTGCTCCGAACCTTGATGCGTTTGGCTTTAGCTTGGATGGCGTTTGTCGCGTGGGTGTCGATTGCCAAACAACGAAATTGCAAACTGTTAAAACCGAAGCTGGCTTGAAACTTCGCGGTGATTTGCTCTCGCTGACGGATCGTGCCGAAGTAAGCGTATTCGATATGAGCGGTCGCATGGTGGTGCGTAAGGTCGCCTCGGCTGGCGTGATGGATTTGTCTTCTATCGTGCGTGCAAATGGCCTCTACCGAGTGATGGTTCGCCAAGGTAAAACCAATTACGCTACAACATGGGCGAAGGTGAAATAG
- a CDS encoding glycoside hydrolase family 18 protein encodes MKNRISHAFVAFIASSLCTLAGISSAWAAPLFIGYYPDWGKWHKPAYTVDKVPYNKLTHVLWSFITPNTDGSLRGDAADNPSALDEMVKLAHAAGTKVIVSLGGGGQSENFVPVASNDALRQKFVASLVKYVADHNLDGLDMDWEWEYNPVPEADTTAYSKLLTELREALPKDKSLSAALPCSPYYGKWFTAEVLVKNLDWFGFMTYDMTGDWDEKAMFDSPLYPHEGYTTWSWEETRNYWKKRGVPTEKMVFGIPSFGFQFQGATGPGTDFTKGTAKQIAYKDIVANTAWKFHFDSVSVEPYGVSSTGYVTFEDPHSSAIKSRWVKENGYAGIMVWEVSHDYIEDVGNPILDSIAIVLREETTGIRDFHKKHTAGSRLDASQLQNSQIKRVDALGKSVQNKGRENRLKNKFIFKVKP; translated from the coding sequence ATGAAGAATAGAATTTCACATGCATTTGTAGCGTTCATCGCTAGTTCTCTTTGCACTCTCGCCGGTATTAGTTCCGCATGGGCCGCCCCACTGTTTATCGGCTACTATCCCGATTGGGGCAAATGGCACAAGCCCGCCTACACTGTAGATAAAGTTCCGTACAACAAATTAACGCATGTGCTGTGGAGTTTCATTACGCCAAACACGGATGGCTCTTTGCGTGGCGATGCCGCAGACAACCCGAGCGCTTTAGACGAAATGGTAAAGCTCGCCCACGCTGCCGGCACAAAGGTCATCGTCTCGCTCGGCGGTGGCGGACAAAGCGAAAATTTTGTACCCGTGGCCTCAAACGATGCGCTCCGCCAAAAATTCGTCGCAAGCCTCGTCAAATACGTCGCCGACCACAATCTCGACGGACTCGACATGGACTGGGAATGGGAATACAATCCCGTCCCCGAAGCGGACACAACAGCCTACAGCAAATTGCTCACAGAGCTCCGCGAGGCCCTCCCCAAAGACAAAAGCCTTTCGGCAGCGCTCCCCTGCTCGCCCTATTACGGGAAGTGGTTCACAGCCGAAGTCCTCGTGAAAAACTTGGACTGGTTCGGATTCATGACCTACGACATGACCGGCGATTGGGACGAAAAAGCCATGTTCGATTCGCCGCTATACCCGCACGAAGGTTACACCACATGGTCGTGGGAAGAAACGCGCAACTACTGGAAAAAGCGTGGCGTCCCGACAGAAAAGATGGTCTTTGGCATACCCTCATTTGGTTTTCAATTTCAAGGAGCAACAGGACCGGGCACCGACTTTACCAAAGGTACCGCCAAGCAAATCGCATACAAAGATATCGTCGCGAATACCGCGTGGAAATTCCATTTCGATAGCGTATCCGTGGAACCCTACGGAGTCTCTTCGACTGGGTACGTCACCTTCGAAGACCCGCATTCTTCCGCCATCAAATCGCGTTGGGTCAAGGAGAACGGTTACGCCGGCATCATGGTCTGGGAAGTTTCGCACGACTACATCGAAGACGTCGGAAATCCGATTCTCGACAGCATTGCCATTGTATTGCGCGAAGAAACTACGGGAATCCGCGACTTCCACAAGAAGCACACGGCAGGCTCTCGGCTAGACGCATCACAATTGCAAAATTCGCAAATCAAACGCGTGGATGCACTCGGAAAAAGCGTACAAAACAAAGGCCGCGAAAATCGCCTAAAGAACAAATTTATTTTCAAAGTAAAACCGTAA
- a CDS encoding Fur family transcriptional regulator, translating into MGIIKYKTKQQELLLSCFKAMQGRHFTAEDVSAYFQKKNISIGIATIYRQIEKFVAQGVVQKYFLGEQNAACFQYMGEECHKEVSHFHLKCEKCGTLIHLECHDLEKLSSHLMADHGFTLDPFRTVFYGLCKNCSHAANSL; encoded by the coding sequence ATGGGCATTATTAAATACAAAACCAAACAGCAGGAACTACTTCTTTCTTGCTTCAAAGCGATGCAGGGCCGCCATTTTACTGCAGAAGATGTGTCGGCTTATTTCCAGAAAAAAAACATTTCTATCGGCATTGCAACAATCTATCGACAAATTGAGAAGTTTGTGGCGCAAGGCGTCGTCCAAAAATATTTTCTTGGCGAGCAGAACGCCGCCTGCTTCCAATACATGGGCGAAGAATGCCACAAAGAAGTTTCCCATTTTCACTTGAAGTGCGAAAAATGCGGCACGCTCATCCATCTCGAATGTCATGATCTTGAAAAGCTGAGTTCGCACCTGATGGCGGATCATGGTTTTACGCTAGACCCCTTCCGCACAGTTTTTTATGGACTTTGCAAAAATTGCAGCCACGCCGCCAATAGCTTATAA
- a CDS encoding fibrobacter succinogenes major paralogous domain-containing protein produces the protein MKLLIPTLLALFLIACDNDSSTSANNSNDDEKSSKSSSSVKMTSSSSVVILGSTENLTDSRDGQTYKTVTIGTQTWMAQNLNYKAANSFCYESSAENCEKYGRLYLWSAAMDSVGAWSTNGKDCGDLTSCSPTDPVRGVCPKGWHLPSNTEWETMLIAVGGVSTAGKVLKSTSSWNGNGTDDFGFSALSAGYRFVRGDYDLEGSKTYFWSSTEKDNNRAISMSLNGNDDNAFLNGNYKFLGFSVRCLKD, from the coding sequence ATGAAATTGCTTATTCCTACTTTGCTAGCGTTATTTCTTATTGCTTGCGACAACGATTCGTCAACTTCAGCGAACAATTCGAATGATGATGAAAAATCGTCTAAATCTAGCAGCAGTGTCAAGATGACATCCTCTAGCAGTGTTGTCATTCTTGGCTCGACCGAGAATCTCACCGACTCTCGCGATGGCCAAACATATAAGACGGTGACCATCGGCACTCAGACCTGGATGGCTCAGAACTTGAACTACAAAGCGGCAAACAGTTTCTGCTATGAGAGTTCTGCTGAGAATTGCGAAAAATATGGACGGCTTTACCTGTGGAGCGCAGCCATGGATAGCGTGGGCGCATGGAGTACAAACGGCAAAGACTGTGGTGATCTTACAAGTTGTTCGCCAACGGACCCTGTTCGCGGTGTATGCCCCAAGGGCTGGCACCTGCCGAGTAATACCGAGTGGGAAACAATGCTTATTGCAGTCGGTGGAGTATCGACCGCGGGCAAGGTGCTCAAGTCCACATCTAGTTGGAATGGTAATGGCACGGATGATTTCGGGTTCTCGGCGTTGTCAGCTGGCTACAGGTTCGTCCGTGGAGATTACGACCTCGAGGGATCCAAAACGTACTTCTGGAGTTCTACTGAGAAAGATAACAACCGCGCAATCAGCATGTCCTTGAACGGCAACGATGACAATGCATTCCTGAACGGCAACTACAAGTTCCTCGGGTTTAGTGTTCGTTGCTTGAAGGATTAA